The bacterium genome has a window encoding:
- a CDS encoding DUF2461 domain-containing protein, whose translation MKRSYFQPPFFKFLRQLKTHNNRAWFQANKERYEREVRDPLLDFIGDLGPSLRKISKNLIVDNSPSGGSMFRIYRDTRFSKDKSPYKTHVAAQFRLGRSKDVHTPGFYLHLAPDEVFAGGGIWRPEPPVLGQIRDYLVHHPAAWKAVLKDKKFNKHCKIEGEKLVRPPKGYDPDHELIEYVKYKDYIFFTQFTEKQAGSPDFMERYVESCAAAAPYMEFLCQALMVAW comes from the coding sequence ATGAAACGTTCCTACTTCCAACCGCCCTTCTTCAAGTTCCTGCGCCAGCTCAAGACCCACAACAACCGGGCCTGGTTCCAGGCCAACAAGGAACGCTATGAGCGCGAGGTCCGGGACCCACTGCTCGACTTCATCGGCGACCTGGGACCTTCGTTAAGGAAGATCAGCAAGAACCTCATCGTGGACAACAGTCCCTCGGGCGGCTCCATGTTCCGCATCTACCGGGACACCCGTTTCTCCAAGGACAAATCCCCCTACAAGACCCACGTGGCCGCCCAATTCCGCCTCGGCCGCTCCAAGGACGTGCATACCCCGGGCTTTTACCTGCACCTGGCCCCCGACGAGGTCTTCGCCGGTGGCGGCATCTGGCGCCCCGAGCCCCCCGTGCTGGGCCAAATCCGCGATTACCTGGTCCACCACCCCGCCGCCTGGAAAGCGGTGCTGAAGGACAAGAAGTTCAACAAGCACTGCAAGATCGAGGGAGAGAAGCTTGTGCGCCCGCCCAAGGGCTACGACCCCGACCATGAGCTCATCGAATACGTCAAATACAAGGATTACATCTTCTTCACGCAGTTCACGGAGAAACAGGCGGGTTCCCCGGATTTCATGGAGCGTTATGTGGAATCCTGCGCCGCCGCCGCGCCCTACATGGAGTTCCTCTGCCAAGCCTTGATGGTGGCGTGGTAA
- a CDS encoding zf-HC2 domain-containing protein, whose product MKDCKKIHPLLSLYAEGALTPAEAKKVEAHLASCADARRELEQHRKVRQALLALPEPAYPKDLHERIMGRVTGKVRPLKTHRPFLNFPMATLVVAASLVLYVLVANPELMRLGHPPATEKNQEALKNEIVASANAPAPAQEVGKAARTSVAQKDKNLDHVTANYGYSNASDTMKEAEEKPGLPPPQPFASAKRVKKSEAPRAMAVENNVRDEAQPSTQADFKKTLSETGSANLGLMSAGAPAKAAPEARSALAPPTPVPTEGSMANIAFSKQITASTWSGDNGPSSVEGGRLVTDAAQFEALWKTLRPNETVPTVDFTTQAVVLLEAGEEPTGGYKVSLAQMEDKGNDLLLHYRIEPPVGRATQVLTHPWSLQVIPKPSLPVLFQKD is encoded by the coding sequence ATGAAGGACTGTAAAAAGATACATCCTCTCCTGTCCCTTTACGCCGAGGGGGCGCTCACGCCCGCCGAGGCCAAAAAGGTGGAGGCTCATCTGGCCTCCTGCGCCGACGCGCGCCGGGAACTGGAGCAACATCGCAAGGTCCGCCAGGCCCTGTTGGCCCTGCCGGAGCCCGCCTATCCCAAGGACCTTCACGAAAGGATCATGGGCCGGGTCACGGGCAAGGTCCGTCCCTTGAAGACCCACCGGCCTTTCCTGAACTTCCCCATGGCCACCCTCGTGGTGGCGGCCAGCCTGGTGCTCTATGTCCTGGTGGCCAACCCCGAGTTGATGAGGCTGGGGCATCCTCCCGCGACCGAAAAAAACCAGGAAGCCCTGAAGAATGAGATCGTCGCGTCCGCCAACGCCCCCGCTCCGGCCCAGGAAGTTGGAAAGGCCGCCCGGACCTCGGTGGCCCAAAAGGACAAGAACCTCGACCATGTCACGGCCAATTACGGTTACTCGAACGCCTCCGACACCATGAAAGAAGCGGAGGAAAAACCTGGACTGCCCCCACCCCAACCCTTCGCATCGGCAAAGCGGGTAAAGAAGTCTGAAGCGCCAAGGGCCATGGCGGTCGAAAACAACGTAAGGGACGAAGCCCAACCTTCGACCCAGGCCGACTTCAAGAAAACCTTGTCGGAAACTGGATCCGCCAACCTGGGTCTGATGAGCGCGGGAGCCCCGGCGAAAGCGGCGCCGGAAGCCCGATCCGCCCTGGCCCCTCCCACCCCCGTCCCGACCGAAGGCTCCATGGCCAACATCGCCTTCTCAAAACAGATCACCGCTTCCACCTGGTCGGGGGACAACGGGCCCTCCTCGGTCGAGGGCGGCCGATTGGTCACCGACGCGGCCCAATTCGAGGCCCTTTGGAAGACCCTACGGCCCAATGAAACGGTGCCGACCGTGGACTTCACCACCCAGGCGGTCGTTCTCTTGGAGGCGGGGGAGGAACCGACGGGCGGCTACAAGGTCTCCCTGGCCCAAATGGAGGACAAGGGGAATGACCTATTGCTTCATTATCGCATCGAGCCCCCGGTGGGTCGGGCCACCCAAGTCCTGACCCATCCCTGGAGCCTCCAGGTCATCCCCAAGCCTTCCTTGCCCGTGCTTTTCCAGAAGGACTGA
- a CDS encoding trypsin-like peptidase domain-containing protein, whose amino-acid sequence MPAFHWTVSDNLPAKMGTHEITYYDNEGLLDAYSSAVIYASERISPSVVNIDVYKKVRNESTRAGSGSGFFFTPDGFLLTNSHVVHGAAELEVTLLDGQSHQARLIGEDPDSDLAVLKVDDGGPFPPAALGNARALRPGQLVAAVGSPLGFQATVTAGVVSALGRSLRSQSGRLIDNIIQTDAALNPGNSGGPLVNSRGEVVGVNTATIPSAQGLCFAIAIETAQRAATQILKYGKVLRSFIGIAGQTIAIPRRVVRHFGLRVEKGILVVGLEAGGPAEKAGIREGDAIVGLEGQPVEGMDDLHRLLTEERVGVGTRLEVIRRSEKLEPVVVPGPR is encoded by the coding sequence ATGCCCGCTTTCCATTGGACCGTTTCCGACAACCTGCCCGCCAAAATGGGCACCCATGAGATCACTTATTATGACAACGAGGGCCTGCTGGACGCCTATTCCAGCGCGGTCATCTATGCCTCCGAGAGGATCTCCCCCTCGGTGGTGAACATCGATGTCTATAAGAAGGTAAGGAACGAATCGACCCGCGCCGGGAGCGGCTCCGGGTTCTTCTTCACGCCCGACGGCTTCCTTTTGACCAACAGCCACGTGGTGCATGGGGCCGCGGAACTGGAGGTCACCCTCCTGGACGGCCAATCCCACCAGGCCCGGCTCATCGGCGAGGACCCGGATTCGGACCTGGCCGTCCTCAAGGTGGACGACGGCGGACCCTTTCCCCCCGCGGCGCTGGGGAACGCCCGCGCCCTTCGGCCCGGCCAGCTGGTGGCGGCCGTCGGGAGCCCCCTGGGTTTCCAGGCCACGGTGACCGCCGGCGTGGTCTCGGCCCTGGGCCGGTCGCTCCGGTCCCAATCCGGGCGGCTGATCGACAACATCATCCAGACCGACGCGGCGCTCAATCCCGGCAATTCGGGCGGGCCCTTGGTCAACAGCCGCGGCGAGGTGGTGGGCGTCAACACCGCCACCATCCCCTCGGCCCAGGGCCTCTGCTTCGCCATCGCCATCGAGACCGCCCAGCGGGCCGCCACCCAGATCCTGAAATACGGGAAGGTCCTTCGCAGTTTCATCGGCATCGCCGGCCAGACCATCGCCATCCCCCGGCGGGTGGTGCGGCACTTCGGCCTGAGGGTGGAGAAGGGCATCCTGGTGGTCGGACTGGAGGCGGGCGGACCCGCCGAGAAGGCGGGGATCCGGGAAGGCGACGCCATCGTGGGGCTGGAGGGCCAGCCGGTGGAGGGCATGGACGACCTGCACCGACTCCTCACCGAGGAACGGGTGGGCGTGGGGACGCGCCTGGAGGTGATCCGCCGTTCCGAGAAGCTGGAGCCGGTGGTCGTCCCCGGCCCGCGTTGA
- a CDS encoding cyclic nucleotide-binding domain-containing protein → MKAIATVLNDNPVLKGMTPRSLEILGDCARNVSYEEGQVLFGPGEEADSFHILRAGEVGLVVPYEHGAIEVQKLYQGDLLGWSWMLPPYRWVLKARALTHVDAVKVDAKRLRGLFTTHPAFEHEVLKHLMPIVIQRLNALQLQLVDVYKAQAE, encoded by the coding sequence ATGAAAGCCATCGCGACGGTGTTGAACGACAACCCGGTCTTGAAGGGGATGACCCCCCGCAGTCTCGAGATCCTGGGCGATTGCGCCCGGAACGTTTCCTATGAGGAAGGGCAGGTGCTTTTCGGCCCGGGGGAGGAGGCGGACAGCTTCCATATCCTACGGGCCGGGGAGGTCGGATTGGTGGTGCCCTATGAACACGGCGCCATCGAGGTCCAAAAGCTCTACCAGGGGGATCTTTTAGGCTGGTCCTGGATGCTCCCACCCTACCGTTGGGTGCTGAAGGCCCGGGCCCTGACCCATGTGGATGCCGTGAAAGTGGACGCGAAGCGCCTTCGGGGACTTTTCACGACCCATCCGGCCTTCGAGCACGAGGTCCTGAAGCACCTCATGCCCATCGTGATCCAGCGCCTGAACGCGCTCCAACTGCAATTGGTGGATGTCTATAAAGCCCAGGCAGAGTGA
- a CDS encoding sigma-70 family RNA polymerase sigma factor: protein MSAQTLPFPYIWNLFPSWVSYLLERALLWRAVTDGERSADREEDRALIEAALKDENGFEKLVRAYEKMVFRVAFRFLSDETDACDVAQEVFLRVHKALKDFRGDSSLSTWIYAITANLSRNALRSRKNRSKVQVLAPKEEEEGSGFWDRVADPRGTTAHQGAEGKDLGSAIQRAVRALPEDYREAVILRDLEDLDYQQIAVILKTGVGTVKSRIARGRALLREELKEWV from the coding sequence ATGTCCGCCCAGACCCTTCCCTTTCCTTATATATGGAACCTTTTCCCCTCCTGGGTGTCCTACCTCCTAGAAAGGGCCCTGCTTTGGCGGGCGGTCACGGACGGCGAGAGGTCCGCGGACCGGGAAGAGGACCGTGCCTTGATCGAGGCGGCCTTGAAGGATGAGAACGGCTTCGAAAAGCTCGTGCGCGCCTACGAAAAGATGGTCTTCCGGGTGGCTTTCCGGTTCCTCTCCGACGAGACCGACGCCTGCGACGTGGCCCAGGAGGTCTTCCTAAGGGTCCACAAGGCCCTCAAGGATTTCCGGGGCGACAGTTCCCTTTCCACCTGGATCTACGCCATCACGGCCAACCTCAGCCGCAACGCCTTAAGGTCCCGGAAGAACCGCTCCAAGGTGCAGGTGCTGGCGCCCAAGGAAGAGGAGGAGGGGTCCGGCTTTTGGGACCGGGTGGCCGACCCCCGGGGCACCACCGCCCACCAGGGGGCCGAAGGCAAGGACCTGGGATCCGCCATCCAACGGGCCGTGCGGGCCCTGCCGGAGGATTACCGGGAGGCGGTCATCCTGCGCGATCTGGAGGACCTGGATTACCAGCAGATCGCTGTCATCCTGAAGACCGGGGTGGGCACCGTGAAGTCCCGCATCGCCCGGGGCCGGGCCCTCTTGCGGGAAGAACTGAAGGAATGGGTATGA
- a CDS encoding 6-bladed beta-propeller: MTNLSLKMHAGILMGAFLVLSGCGKQMNPTSPSPAAPEPTPTGPLTFVYQAQFGTAGSAAGQFNGNWGIASDASGNLYVADCLNSRIQKFSSDGTFLTQWGSYGTGEGQFVNLSNIAVDAHGNVVAIDGARGLIITFSPTGTLVGAWGSLGSGDGQFGYPYGVAFDASNNAYVTDFTLHRVQKFDATGTYQAQWGGNGSGDGQLHEPIGITVDKNNTVHVADAGNNRVENFTTSGTYQGQIGGAGTGAGQFNWPYGVATDASANLYVVDQGNRRVQVFDNAGAFVTQWTGDPTQGQMLLQPTGITLIPNGQVFVADSGNHRVEAFKPTH; encoded by the coding sequence ATGACGAACCTTTCCCTCAAAATGCACGCGGGGATCCTGATGGGGGCCTTCCTGGTCCTGTCGGGGTGCGGGAAACAGATGAACCCGACCAGCCCTTCCCCGGCGGCCCCCGAACCGACCCCGACCGGCCCCCTGACCTTCGTCTACCAGGCCCAATTCGGCACGGCGGGTTCCGCCGCCGGCCAGTTCAACGGCAACTGGGGCATCGCCTCCGACGCCTCCGGCAACCTCTATGTGGCCGACTGTCTGAACAGCCGCATCCAGAAGTTCTCGTCCGACGGCACCTTCCTCACCCAATGGGGCTCCTACGGCACCGGTGAGGGCCAGTTCGTGAACCTGAGCAACATCGCGGTGGACGCCCACGGCAACGTGGTGGCCATCGACGGGGCCCGGGGCCTGATCATCACCTTCTCCCCCACCGGGACCCTGGTGGGCGCCTGGGGTTCCCTGGGATCCGGCGACGGCCAGTTCGGCTACCCCTACGGGGTCGCCTTCGACGCCTCCAACAACGCCTATGTGACCGACTTCACCCTGCACCGCGTGCAGAAGTTCGATGCCACCGGGACCTACCAGGCCCAATGGGGCGGCAATGGGAGCGGCGACGGCCAACTGCACGAGCCCATCGGCATCACCGTGGACAAGAACAACACCGTCCATGTGGCGGACGCAGGCAACAACCGGGTGGAAAACTTCACGACCAGCGGGACCTACCAAGGCCAGATCGGCGGGGCGGGGACCGGCGCCGGGCAGTTCAACTGGCCTTACGGGGTGGCGACCGACGCCTCGGCCAACCTCTATGTGGTGGACCAGGGCAATCGCCGGGTGCAGGTCTTCGACAACGCGGGCGCCTTCGTCACCCAATGGACCGGGGATCCCACCCAGGGCCAGATGCTCCTCCAGCCCACCGGGATCACCCTCATCCCCAACGGCCAGGTCTTCGTGGCCGACTCGGGCAACCACCGGGTGGAGGCCTTCAAGCCCACCCACTGA
- a CDS encoding DUF2330 domain-containing protein — translation MCLLLLAASLPDKGRAFCGFYVGKADGALSNEKSQVVLVRKDNRTVISMLNEFKGDLKDFALVVPVPVLLKKDQIHIGDRDLFEKLDAYSTPRLVEYFDPDPCGVRYDGFDMRLGAAAPKAQMAKESRNEERDKALGVSIEAKYTVGEYDILILSAKQSDGLETWLHENGYKLPSGIGGSLKPFIKQDMKFFVAKVNLGEQAKTGAKYLRPLQFAFESPRFGLPIRLGMVNAHGPQDLVVYAITAGGRVETTNYRTVKMPSGMNIPEYVQGNFGDFYRDTFLRQWEKEGRNTAFTEYFWNMNWCDPCAGTPLTPEELQKLGVFWLGDAQTNASYGIAGGSQEVFLTRLHIRYSRATFPEDLVFQETKDQENFQARYILQHAFKGREDCAEAKAYYKQVKQRQETEAVTLAGLTGWDLDKIRDKMGLEKGQGHQWWNKIWTE, via the coding sequence TTGTGCCTGCTCCTCTTGGCGGCATCACTCCCCGATAAAGGGCGGGCTTTCTGCGGTTTCTACGTGGGGAAGGCCGACGGAGCGCTGTCCAACGAGAAGTCCCAGGTGGTGCTGGTGCGCAAGGACAACCGAACCGTCATCAGCATGCTCAACGAATTCAAGGGGGACCTGAAGGACTTCGCGCTGGTGGTGCCGGTCCCGGTGTTGCTCAAGAAGGACCAGATCCATATCGGCGACCGGGATCTTTTCGAGAAACTGGACGCCTACAGCACGCCCCGGCTGGTGGAATATTTCGACCCGGACCCTTGCGGTGTCCGATATGACGGGTTCGATATGAGGCTAGGGGCCGCCGCGCCCAAGGCCCAAATGGCCAAGGAATCAAGGAACGAGGAGAGGGACAAGGCCCTGGGGGTCTCCATCGAGGCCAAATACACGGTGGGGGAATACGACATCCTCATCCTCTCGGCCAAGCAGTCCGACGGCCTGGAGACCTGGCTCCATGAGAACGGCTACAAGCTTCCCAGCGGCATCGGCGGATCCCTCAAACCCTTCATCAAGCAGGACATGAAGTTCTTCGTGGCCAAGGTGAACCTGGGCGAACAAGCCAAGACCGGGGCCAAATACCTGCGGCCCCTTCAATTCGCCTTCGAAAGCCCCCGTTTCGGCCTGCCCATCCGCCTCGGCATGGTGAACGCCCATGGGCCCCAGGACCTGGTGGTCTACGCCATCACAGCAGGAGGGCGGGTGGAGACCACCAACTACCGCACCGTGAAGATGCCCAGCGGCATGAACATCCCCGAGTACGTCCAGGGGAACTTCGGGGACTTCTACCGGGACACCTTCCTTCGCCAATGGGAGAAGGAAGGGCGCAACACCGCCTTCACCGAGTATTTCTGGAACATGAACTGGTGCGATCCTTGCGCGGGAACTCCCCTGACCCCGGAGGAGCTCCAAAAGCTGGGGGTCTTCTGGCTGGGCGACGCCCAGACCAACGCGAGCTACGGTATCGCGGGCGGCAGCCAGGAGGTCTTCCTCACCCGCCTGCACATCCGCTATAGCCGCGCCACCTTCCCCGAGGACCTGGTCTTCCAGGAGACCAAGGACCAGGAGAACTTCCAGGCCCGTTATATCCTCCAGCACGCCTTCAAGGGCCGCGAGGATTGCGCCGAGGCCAAGGCCTACTACAAGCAAGTGAAGCAGCGGCAGGAGACCGAGGCGGTCACCTTGGCGGGTTTGACGGGCTGGGACCTGGACAAGATCCGGGACAAGATGGGCCTGGAAAAGGGGCAGGGCCACCAGTGGTGGAACAAGATCTGGACGGAATGA
- a CDS encoding tetratricopeptide repeat protein — protein MANHGSPAEKPKAGPDAAAGIPGPRPWTFALAAGLATFLFYLPTLTYDFVNLDDPQVVLNNPLIHDLSPSGLGRMFTTFHAADWMPLTWLSLALNDLAAGHQPWIYHLTNDLLHAANSVLVFLAVRALLRSSRRTQDPSPASRSAEEDWTAFLSSILFGLHPLHVESVAWVTERKDVLYGLFFLATILAYLRYGTRADHPLRRYVLCLVFFLCSALSKTAAVALPVLLLGLDLWPLRRFPRVGWKRPLLEKIPFFLAALGVGMLSILSHDQGSAGLPWLRALLKPLFALFFYLWKAIVPFGLSPLYPSPALTPVYIGGTCLLGLLLLGACWAAFRSRRERPELLAALLFYLVTMAPNLASLLQSGHEGIAAADHYTYLPLLGLFVPLSAWAVGKLAPRTRPILALAMIGGLGSLTLSQASLWKDGASLWTGAAKSYPDSALIRLELGNIALNQGRLEEARSDFEFVQARRPNLPTAYRGLAVVDMREGRFAEAVPNLQKALSLNGHDPQVWIYLWKALTETDRHVEALEGIKAAVQQDPDSALLWEMVGSSYGSLGRYADAVPAFQRALQLDPDDPDYLLNLGEAYLDSGKETEAERTFEESLRKFPGSETVPCRVGEAYLGVKMGKKALGALEAAWEIKHNSRIAAGLAQAYRLLGQRKKAVEYDRLSKELDSAQGDPGSSK, from the coding sequence ATGGCGAACCACGGATCCCCAGCCGAAAAGCCGAAGGCAGGCCCGGACGCGGCCGCCGGGATCCCCGGTCCCCGGCCCTGGACCTTCGCCTTGGCCGCTGGTTTGGCGACCTTCCTCTTTTACCTGCCCACCCTCACCTACGATTTCGTCAACTTGGACGATCCGCAGGTCGTCCTGAACAATCCCCTCATCCACGATCTTTCGCCGTCGGGCCTGGGCCGGATGTTCACCACCTTCCATGCCGCCGACTGGATGCCCCTCACCTGGCTTTCCCTCGCGCTCAACGACCTGGCCGCCGGCCACCAACCCTGGATCTACCATCTCACCAACGATCTCCTGCACGCGGCGAACTCGGTCTTGGTCTTCCTGGCTGTCCGGGCGCTCCTGCGGTCCTCCCGAAGGACCCAGGATCCCTCCCCGGCCTCGCGGTCCGCCGAGGAGGATTGGACGGCCTTCCTATCGTCCATCCTTTTCGGACTTCATCCCCTCCATGTGGAATCGGTGGCCTGGGTGACCGAACGCAAGGACGTCCTCTACGGCCTTTTTTTCCTGGCCACGATCCTGGCTTACTTGCGTTATGGCACCCGCGCGGACCATCCTTTGCGGCGCTACGTCCTTTGCCTGGTGTTTTTCCTTTGTTCCGCCCTGAGCAAGACCGCCGCCGTGGCCCTGCCCGTCCTCCTGCTGGGCCTCGACCTTTGGCCCCTTCGACGCTTCCCAAGGGTGGGTTGGAAAAGACCTCTCCTGGAAAAGATCCCGTTCTTCCTGGCGGCCCTTGGGGTGGGGATGCTTTCCATCCTGTCCCACGATCAAGGGTCGGCCGGTCTTCCCTGGTTGCGGGCCCTCCTGAAGCCCTTGTTCGCCCTTTTCTTCTATCTTTGGAAAGCCATCGTCCCCTTCGGCCTGTCCCCCCTCTACCCCTCCCCGGCCCTGACCCCCGTTTACATCGGAGGCACCTGCCTCCTGGGCCTTTTGCTGTTGGGCGCATGTTGGGCCGCCTTCCGGTCACGGAGGGAGCGGCCGGAACTCCTGGCGGCCCTTCTCTTTTACCTGGTGACCATGGCGCCCAACCTGGCCAGCCTGCTCCAATCGGGGCACGAGGGGATCGCCGCGGCCGACCATTACACCTACCTGCCCCTCTTGGGGCTTTTCGTCCCCCTGAGCGCCTGGGCCGTGGGGAAACTCGCGCCCCGCACCCGTCCCATCCTTGCCTTGGCCATGATCGGGGGCCTCGGCTCCTTGACCCTGTCCCAGGCCTCCCTCTGGAAGGACGGAGCGTCCCTTTGGACCGGGGCCGCGAAGTCCTATCCCGACTCGGCCCTGATCCGCCTGGAGTTGGGGAACATCGCCTTGAACCAGGGCCGCCTCGAGGAAGCCCGTAGCGACTTCGAGTTCGTCCAAGCGCGAAGGCCCAACCTTCCCACCGCCTACCGGGGACTGGCGGTGGTGGATATGCGGGAAGGCCGGTTCGCGGAGGCCGTCCCGAACCTCCAAAAGGCCTTGTCGCTCAATGGGCACGACCCCCAGGTCTGGATCTACCTATGGAAAGCCCTGACCGAAACGGACCGTCACGTGGAAGCCCTGGAGGGGATCAAGGCGGCCGTCCAGCAGGATCCGGATTCGGCCCTGCTTTGGGAGATGGTGGGGTCCAGCTATGGGTCCCTGGGCCGTTACGCCGATGCGGTGCCGGCCTTCCAAAGGGCCCTGCAATTGGACCCGGACGATCCCGATTACCTGCTCAACCTGGGCGAGGCCTACTTGGACTCCGGCAAGGAAACGGAAGCCGAAAGGACCTTTGAGGAATCCCTTCGGAAATTCCCCGGGTCCGAAACCGTCCCCTGCCGGGTGGGGGAAGCCTACCTGGGAGTGAAGATGGGGAAGAAAGCCCTGGGAGCCTTGGAAGCGGCCTGGGAGATCAAGCACAACTCCCGGATCGCGGCCGGCCTCGCCCAAGCCTATCGGCTCCTGGGCCAAAGGAAAAAAGCGGTCGAGTATGACCGGCTATCCAAGGAGTTGGATTCGGCCCAAGGGGACCCGGGATCCTCAAAATGA
- a CDS encoding helix-turn-helix domain-containing protein — MIRHRANKSGPVPQGCPLESSLKLLAGAWTPQILWYLRVEPRRFGDLKRDLGNVSAKVLTTRLKELEKRGVLTREVKHTSPPTVEYALTPLGLKLDPILKSIADVGVELQRHSVSKRGSEPARSEALSLG; from the coding sequence ATGATCCGCCATCGCGCCAACAAATCCGGGCCCGTCCCGCAAGGCTGTCCGCTGGAATCGAGCCTCAAGCTCCTCGCCGGGGCCTGGACCCCCCAGATCCTCTGGTACCTACGGGTGGAACCGCGCCGCTTCGGCGACCTGAAAAGGGACTTGGGGAACGTGTCCGCCAAGGTCCTGACCACCCGCCTGAAAGAACTGGAGAAGCGGGGGGTGCTGACCCGCGAGGTGAAACACACCTCACCCCCCACGGTGGAATATGCCCTGACGCCCCTGGGCCTCAAGCTGGACCCCATCCTGAAGTCCATCGCCGACGTGGGGGTCGAACTCCAGCGCCATTCGGTCTCCAAGCGCGGCTCCGAACCCGCCCGTTCCGAGGCCCTTTCCCTGGGCTGA
- a CDS encoding RnfABCDGE type electron transport complex subunit D: MDIIPKPRSKDPRVYQILFLGILLLSGALLRDFSIGFPQVLLTFAAGLATQGLFLRLLKIPQAGYLSALVTCLGVATLLRADNLWVHPLAVFLALSAKFLLRVRGKHVYNPTNLAVMLGLTLLPGAWASAGQWGNDMALAAWILTLGGTVVNRAGTRDISWTFLGFYFLLLSARVLYLGQPASVLLHALETGSLIHFAFFMISDPVTSPNHRAAKVLHCLLVAAGAFLWQYGLYRVNGLYWALFAATTLVPLWDLLLPGPKYQWKKEKEDGKVQERQKNVGGGLVPAPLGGITPR; the protein is encoded by the coding sequence GTGGATATCATCCCCAAGCCCCGCTCCAAAGACCCCAGGGTCTACCAGATCCTCTTCCTCGGCATCCTGCTCCTCTCCGGGGCCCTGCTCAGGGATTTTTCCATCGGCTTCCCGCAGGTCCTGCTGACCTTCGCGGCGGGCCTCGCCACCCAAGGCCTTTTCCTCCGCCTCCTCAAGATCCCCCAAGCCGGTTATCTGAGCGCCTTGGTCACCTGCCTGGGCGTCGCCACCCTGCTACGGGCCGACAACCTTTGGGTCCATCCGCTGGCCGTCTTCCTGGCCCTCTCGGCCAAGTTCCTCCTTCGCGTCCGGGGCAAGCACGTTTATAACCCCACCAACCTGGCGGTGATGCTGGGTCTCACCCTCCTTCCCGGGGCCTGGGCCTCGGCGGGGCAGTGGGGCAACGACATGGCGCTGGCCGCCTGGATCCTCACCCTGGGCGGCACCGTGGTCAATCGCGCGGGAACACGGGACATCAGCTGGACCTTCCTGGGCTTCTATTTCCTCCTCCTAAGCGCGCGGGTCCTCTACCTGGGCCAGCCCGCGTCCGTCCTCCTGCACGCCCTGGAGACGGGCTCGCTCATCCATTTCGCCTTTTTCATGATCTCCGACCCCGTGACCAGCCCCAACCACCGTGCCGCCAAGGTCCTCCATTGCCTGCTGGTGGCGGCGGGGGCCTTCCTTTGGCAATACGGCCTCTACCGCGTCAACGGCCTCTATTGGGCCCTCTTCGCGGCGACCACCCTCGTGCCCCTGTGGGACCTGCTCCTGCCCGGGCCGAAATATCAGTGGAAGAAGGAGAAGGAAGATGGAAAGGTTCAGGAAAGGCAAAAGAACGTGGGGGGCGGTCTTGTGCCTGCTCCTCTTGGCGGCATCACTCCCCGATAA
- a CDS encoding YceI family protein, which yields MKKILLGLAAAALLSASAVNATEYGFDKAHTHIGFSVKHILSKVPGEFKDYDGTFSFDPAKPEASKIDVTIQASSINTDNEMRDHHLQSKDFFDAEKYPTLTFKSTSVAKGTGDNHYKVVGDLTMHGVTKSVTLDVDYMGEDKMQMGKDGPTAKVAGFSATTTLDRRDFGLSWGQDKLTAAGNLMVANEVNVQLDIAGMDKASLDGMKKMMGKKKDEKK from the coding sequence ATGAAGAAGATACTGTTGGGTCTGGCCGCCGCCGCACTGCTGTCCGCCTCCGCCGTGAACGCCACCGAGTACGGGTTCGATAAAGCCCATACCCATATCGGTTTCTCGGTGAAGCATATCCTCAGCAAGGTCCCGGGCGAGTTCAAGGATTACGATGGGACCTTCAGCTTCGACCCGGCCAAGCCGGAGGCCTCGAAGATCGATGTCACCATCCAGGCTTCCAGCATCAATACGGACAACGAGATGCGGGACCACCATCTCCAGTCCAAGGACTTCTTCGACGCGGAGAAGTACCCCACCCTCACCTTCAAGAGCACCAGCGTCGCCAAGGGGACCGGGGACAACCATTACAAGGTCGTCGGGGACCTGACCATGCACGGCGTGACCAAGTCCGTCACCCTGGACGTGGATTACATGGGCGAGGACAAGATGCAGATGGGCAAGGACGGCCCCACGGCCAAGGTCGCCGGTTTCTCCGCCACCACCACCCTGGACCGCCGGGATTTCGGCCTGTCCTGGGGCCAGGACAAGCTGACCGCCGCCGGGAACCTGATGGTCGCCAACGAGGTCAACGTCCAATTGGACATCGCCGGCATGGACAAGGCCAGCCTGGACGGCATGAAGAAGATGATGGGCAAGAAGAAGGACGAGAAAAAATAA